One region of Candidatus Ozemobacteraceae bacterium genomic DNA includes:
- the trmFO gene encoding methylenetetrahydrofolate--tRNA-(uracil(54)-C(5))-methyltransferase (FADH(2)-oxidizing) TrmFO, whose translation MARKNDHPNVTVIGAGLAGVEATFQLIRRGVRVKLVEMRPKVPTGAHSTDLLAELVCSNSIGSNLPDRASGLLKEELRALSSYILDVAYKYRVPAGNALAVDREAFAREITRYMTGHSHVEFVNDEAAEFPDEGIVILATGPLTSTKMLSWLTKTFGADKLAFFDAIAPVVSSESVDMSCAFVANRYGDGEEQGDYINCPMNKAEYEEFVKQLLAAERTPLPEFEKEARRQFFSGCQPVEEIASTGPDSLRFGPMKPVGFIDPRTGRRPWALVQLRQDNLLGSMYNIVGFQTNLKHGEQERVFRLIPALKNAVFTRLGQMHRNSYLFSPAFLTPTLQVKDHPDWFVAGQICGVEGYTESTGMGLLAGLNAARICLKKQPVVPPPQTMLGALVNYVTFKGHKPKDFAPMNANFGLLTGSGPTVKGETAEHRRAAAIVEARRAFKAFVGDL comes from the coding sequence GTGGCCAGGAAGAATGACCATCCGAATGTGACCGTGATCGGCGCCGGCCTGGCCGGTGTCGAGGCGACGTTCCAGCTCATTCGGCGCGGGGTGCGCGTCAAGCTCGTCGAGATGCGGCCGAAGGTCCCCACGGGCGCGCATTCGACGGACCTTCTCGCCGAACTCGTCTGCAGCAACTCGATCGGTAGCAACCTTCCCGACCGGGCCTCGGGCCTGCTCAAGGAGGAGCTGCGCGCGCTGAGCAGTTACATTCTCGACGTGGCCTACAAATACCGGGTGCCGGCCGGAAACGCGCTGGCGGTCGATCGCGAGGCCTTCGCCCGCGAAATCACCCGCTATATGACCGGCCACAGCCACGTCGAGTTCGTCAACGACGAAGCCGCCGAGTTCCCCGACGAGGGAATCGTGATTCTCGCCACCGGTCCCCTGACGTCGACGAAAATGCTGTCCTGGCTGACGAAGACGTTCGGGGCCGACAAGCTCGCCTTCTTCGACGCGATCGCCCCGGTCGTCTCCTCGGAAAGCGTTGACATGAGCTGCGCTTTCGTCGCGAACCGGTACGGCGACGGCGAGGAGCAGGGCGATTACATCAACTGCCCCATGAACAAGGCGGAATACGAGGAGTTCGTGAAACAGCTGCTCGCCGCCGAGCGCACGCCGCTCCCCGAGTTCGAGAAGGAGGCGAGACGCCAGTTCTTCAGCGGCTGCCAGCCCGTCGAGGAGATCGCCTCGACCGGACCGGATTCGCTGCGATTCGGGCCGATGAAACCGGTTGGGTTCATCGATCCCCGTACCGGCCGCCGCCCGTGGGCCCTCGTGCAGCTTCGCCAGGACAACCTTCTCGGCAGCATGTACAACATCGTCGGCTTCCAGACGAATCTCAAACACGGCGAGCAGGAGCGAGTCTTCCGGCTGATTCCGGCCCTGAAAAATGCGGTTTTCACCCGCCTCGGCCAGATGCATCGCAACAGCTATTTATTCTCGCCCGCGTTTCTCACCCCGACGCTTCAGGTGAAAGACCACCCCGACTGGTTCGTCGCTGGCCAGATCTGCGGCGTCGAAGGCTACACCGAATCCACGGGCATGGGCCTGCTGGCCGGCCTGAACGCCGCCCGTATCTGTCTCAAGAAGCAACCTGTCGTGCCGCCCCCCCAGACGATGCTGGGCGCCCTCGTCAATTATGTCACCTTCAAAGGCCACAAACCCAAGGACTTCGCCCCCATGAACGCCAACTTTGGCCTGCTGACCGGATCCGGCCCGACCGTGAAAGGCGAAACCGCCGAACACCGCCGTGCCGCCGCCATCGTCGAAGCCCGCCGCGCCTTCAAGGCCTTCGTCGGCGACCTCTGA
- the topA gene encoding type I DNA topoisomerase, whose amino-acid sequence MSAKHLVIVESPGKIKTLTKFLGREFIVEASKGHVIDLPDSKLGVEPDRGFIPVFRVVPDRKDVIIRLREAAEKVENIYLAPDPDREGEAISWHLASALGIDLASACRVTFNAITKDEVLRSLEQPRPIDLNLVNAQQSRRILDRLVGYKLSPLLWKKVCLGLSAGRVQSVAVLLICDREKEILAFNPEEYWTIEAVVNTQDRHPFTVKLTKTDGKKSAVGTGDEAKKIVFEIESAGLRVSNVLRRSRKQTPPPPFITSTLQQDAAQKFGFTSRRTMSVAQRLYEGVELAGEGHVGLISYMRTDSVRISPEGLSEAREYIEKSFHGRYGLEKPRAFKTRKGAQDAHEAIRPTSVWRTPEKMAKNLSAEQLKLYTLIWRRFVASQMAEAEYDVVTIDLEAGRHLLQASGTTMTFDGFTSLYSEAKIEDADAPAPEAGAEEDAAREARQKLPEVTTGEKIMLVKIDPEQHFTQPPPRYSESMLIKTLEKEGIGRPSTYAAIIETIQQRGYVKKVEGRFRPSDAAFLATELLVSKFGDIINPKFTAAMEANLDEVEDGRKDWVRLLSEFYGPFINDLKKAETELQRIQYETDCTCPTCGKVMIVKLGRTGKFLSCSGYPECKSTENIPDEMLLFASGQVQGKLQLRETLDKLKAEAGPDLVPTDQVCEACGSPMVIRNGRFGRFMACSKYPECKTTKRIQQEIGVACPLDGCDGKVVVKKAKGGRRTFYGCSNYPTCMLTTWSKPTGDLCPECKSPLVWHTTKKMGTFIKCSKKGCDFRRIPDKDEGGPGGQEE is encoded by the coding sequence ATGAGCGCAAAACATCTCGTCATCGTCGAGTCGCCCGGAAAGATCAAGACCCTCACGAAGTTTCTCGGTCGCGAATTCATCGTCGAGGCCAGCAAGGGCCATGTGATCGACCTGCCAGATTCGAAGCTCGGGGTGGAGCCCGATCGCGGGTTCATTCCGGTGTTCCGCGTGGTTCCGGACCGCAAGGACGTCATCATCCGTCTCCGGGAAGCCGCGGAAAAGGTCGAAAACATCTACCTTGCCCCCGATCCCGACCGCGAAGGCGAGGCGATCAGCTGGCATCTGGCGAGCGCGTTGGGCATCGACCTGGCGAGCGCCTGCCGAGTGACCTTCAACGCCATCACGAAGGACGAGGTGCTGCGCTCGCTCGAGCAGCCGCGCCCCATCGATCTCAACCTCGTGAACGCCCAGCAGTCGCGACGCATTCTCGACCGCCTGGTAGGCTACAAACTGTCGCCCCTGCTCTGGAAAAAAGTCTGCCTCGGCCTGTCCGCCGGCCGGGTCCAGTCCGTCGCGGTGCTCCTGATCTGCGACCGCGAAAAGGAAATTCTCGCGTTCAACCCCGAGGAATACTGGACGATCGAGGCCGTGGTGAACACCCAGGACCGCCACCCCTTCACGGTCAAGCTGACGAAGACCGACGGGAAAAAGTCCGCCGTCGGCACCGGGGACGAAGCGAAAAAAATAGTTTTTGAAATAGAATCTGCAGGGCTGCGCGTCTCGAACGTGCTGCGCCGGTCGAGAAAGCAGACGCCCCCGCCGCCGTTCATCACCAGCACGCTCCAGCAGGATGCCGCTCAAAAATTCGGCTTCACCTCCCGGAGGACCATGTCGGTAGCCCAGCGCCTCTACGAGGGCGTTGAACTCGCCGGCGAAGGCCACGTGGGTCTCATCAGTTACATGCGAACCGACTCCGTCCGCATTTCTCCGGAAGGGCTGAGCGAGGCGCGCGAGTATATCGAGAAGAGTTTTCACGGGCGGTACGGACTCGAGAAACCCCGCGCGTTCAAGACCCGCAAAGGCGCCCAGGATGCCCACGAGGCGATTCGGCCGACCTCAGTCTGGAGAACCCCGGAAAAGATGGCGAAGAACCTTTCCGCGGAGCAGTTGAAACTCTATACGCTGATCTGGCGTCGGTTCGTCGCGTCCCAGATGGCCGAGGCGGAATACGACGTCGTGACGATCGACCTCGAAGCCGGCCGGCATCTGCTCCAGGCGTCGGGAACCACGATGACCTTCGACGGATTCACCTCGCTTTACTCCGAAGCGAAGATCGAGGATGCCGACGCACCAGCTCCGGAAGCGGGCGCTGAAGAAGACGCGGCTCGAGAGGCCAGACAGAAGCTGCCGGAAGTCACCACCGGTGAAAAAATCATGCTGGTGAAGATCGATCCGGAACAGCATTTTACGCAGCCGCCGCCGCGCTACAGCGAGTCGATGCTCATCAAGACCCTCGAAAAAGAGGGCATCGGACGGCCGAGCACCTACGCCGCCATCATCGAGACGATCCAGCAGCGCGGATACGTGAAGAAGGTCGAGGGCCGCTTCCGCCCGTCGGACGCCGCGTTCCTCGCGACGGAACTGCTCGTGTCGAAGTTCGGCGACATCATCAATCCGAAATTCACCGCCGCCATGGAAGCCAACCTCGACGAGGTGGAAGACGGCCGGAAAGACTGGGTTCGTCTGCTGAGCGAATTCTACGGGCCGTTCATCAACGATCTGAAAAAGGCCGAGACCGAGCTCCAGCGCATTCAATACGAAACCGACTGCACCTGCCCGACCTGCGGTAAGGTCATGATCGTGAAACTCGGCCGGACGGGCAAATTCCTTTCCTGCTCCGGGTATCCCGAATGCAAATCCACCGAGAACATCCCCGACGAGATGCTGCTCTTCGCGAGCGGGCAGGTCCAGGGCAAGCTCCAGCTGCGCGAGACACTCGACAAGCTCAAGGCTGAAGCCGGCCCCGATCTCGTGCCGACCGACCAGGTCTGCGAAGCGTGCGGCTCGCCGATGGTGATTCGGAACGGCCGGTTCGGCCGGTTCATGGCCTGTTCGAAATACCCCGAGTGCAAGACGACGAAACGAATTCAGCAGGAGATCGGCGTCGCCTGCCCGCTCGACGGGTGCGACGGGAAAGTCGTCGTGAAGAAGGCGAAGGGCGGCCGCCGCACGTTTTACGGCTGTTCCAACTACCCGACCTGCATGCTGACCACCTGGTCGAAGCCGACGGGCGACCTCTGCCCCGAATGCAAATCGCCGCTGGTCTGGCATACCACGAAAAAGATGGGCACGTTCATCAAGTGCTCGAAGAAAGGGTGCGACTTCAGGCGCATCCCCGATAAGGACGAGGGAGGACCCGGTGGCCAGGAAGAATGA
- a CDS encoding DUF494 family protein, with the protein MNKTRTPLGQLMKLMDLVRRQIEKNDVPSAAPEEAAEEMPLIARLMKQGFRMEEIETAMKWLSLMSLTVAGKGVTGLSEPPVVEKPSTDVADHAKSGGVRQLHSSEAIRLTPEAQQHLLGVLERGEITSLHFERAIEYLWRHDLREVTPTRLELILYMNDPQGQTQAQTSTTPGTTAMFSSKVNPPVFIN; encoded by the coding sequence GTGAATAAAACCAGAACACCGCTCGGCCAGCTCATGAAGTTGATGGATCTGGTCAGACGCCAGATCGAGAAGAACGACGTTCCCTCCGCAGCACCGGAGGAGGCCGCCGAGGAGATGCCGCTGATCGCCCGCCTGATGAAGCAGGGATTCCGCATGGAGGAAATCGAGACGGCCATGAAGTGGCTTTCCCTGATGAGCCTCACCGTCGCCGGGAAAGGCGTAACCGGGCTTTCCGAACCGCCCGTCGTCGAGAAACCGTCGACGGACGTTGCCGACCACGCCAAGTCAGGCGGTGTGCGCCAGTTGCACTCGTCGGAGGCGATCCGGCTCACTCCCGAAGCGCAGCAGCACTTGCTGGGCGTCCTGGAGCGCGGCGAGATCACGTCGCTCCATTTCGAGCGCGCCATCGAATATCTGTGGCGCCACGATCTGCGCGAGGTCACTCCGACCCGCCTCGAGCTGATCCTGTATATGAACGACCCCCAGGGGCAGACCCAGGCGCAGACCAGTACGACGCCGGGGACGACCGCCATGTTCAGCAGCAAGGTCAATCCGCCCGTCTTCATAAATTGA
- the dprA gene encoding DNA-processing protein DprA, translating into MRESPGTSSGSCLAWLKLAAVSWIGDTVRAGLIKEFRTPDAVLAADKAALSRVKGWTRDRLERFVAERDRLVPVCDPDTIEKKNVRMVTFADPEYPPLLREIPDSPLVLFVRGRLPVDPRPHIAIVGARNGTQLGFDIARDFGRELAAAGFVVVSGLALGVDTFAHLGALEGGGRTVAVLGSGPDITYPAANRKIRERILAENGALVSEYPPGTPARPWHFPVRNRVIAGMCVATVVVEATARSGSLITARLAAEQDREVFAIPGNIRSALAEGTLALIKDGAQLVTSPHDLVEYYARLLPARETTASAAERDAQELDLTPEETRLLSAIAGEPVPLDRLLADGRWTRDRLFSLLLTLEMRDFLVKLPGNMYHAKIKPPQGRS; encoded by the coding sequence ATGCGTGAGTCCCCGGGAACCTCGTCTGGCTCCTGTCTCGCCTGGCTGAAGCTCGCCGCCGTCTCCTGGATCGGGGACACCGTGAGGGCCGGCCTCATCAAGGAGTTCCGGACGCCCGACGCCGTTCTTGCCGCCGACAAGGCGGCGCTGAGCCGCGTGAAAGGCTGGACGCGGGATCGTCTCGAGCGGTTCGTCGCCGAACGCGATCGTCTCGTTCCCGTCTGCGACCCGGACACGATCGAGAAAAAAAACGTCCGGATGGTGACGTTTGCCGATCCCGAATACCCCCCGCTGCTGCGTGAGATTCCCGATTCACCGCTCGTCCTGTTCGTCCGCGGCCGTCTGCCCGTCGATCCCCGGCCGCACATCGCCATCGTCGGCGCCCGGAACGGCACGCAGCTCGGCTTCGACATCGCCCGCGATTTCGGTCGCGAGCTCGCCGCCGCAGGTTTCGTCGTCGTCAGTGGCCTCGCCCTCGGCGTCGACACGTTCGCCCATCTCGGGGCCCTCGAAGGCGGCGGCCGCACCGTTGCTGTGCTCGGCTCGGGGCCCGATATCACCTACCCGGCCGCGAACCGGAAAATCCGCGAGCGCATTCTCGCCGAGAACGGCGCGCTCGTCTCGGAATACCCGCCCGGCACCCCCGCCCGGCCCTGGCACTTCCCGGTCAGGAACCGCGTCATCGCCGGCATGTGCGTAGCGACCGTCGTCGTCGAGGCCACGGCCCGCAGCGGCTCGCTGATCACGGCCCGGCTCGCGGCGGAACAGGACCGCGAGGTGTTCGCGATTCCCGGCAACATCCGTTCCGCGCTCGCCGAGGGAACCCTGGCCCTGATCAAGGACGGCGCCCAGCTTGTGACGTCGCCCCACGATCTCGTCGAATACTACGCTCGCCTGCTTCCAGCGCGAGAAACGACGGCTTCCGCCGCCGAACGCGACGCGCAGGAACTGGATCTGACCCCGGAAGAAACCCGGCTGCTTTCGGCGATCGCCGGCGAACCCGTGCCGCTCGACCGGCTGCTCGCCGACGGCCGCTGGACGCGCGACCGGCTGTTTTCCCTGCTGCTTACACTCGAAATGAGAGATTTTCTGGTGAAGCTGCCGGGGAATATGTATCATGCGAAAATCAAACCCCCTCAGGGGAGGTCATAA
- a CDS encoding HEAT repeat domain-containing protein, with the protein MDAYTQKLIDSFPLSNKERKVQLVEEIGRVRNETALQFLVNAFGDEHWIVRKTAADQVFAFGDSALPILSAAINSYSEDIQHWALQVIGRFGNKGTPAILRAVKSTNHDVRYFAAMSLGELRETMGISALIRLLGDEKWAVRKAAAEALTKFGEEIIPSLEQVMNKTADEDVRFWIIKNLGRMGPKAQKILLEALRSGDKQMRYVIAAALGESGDTRVIRVLIDSLADPDWTIRKSATQALADIGENAVEPMIEAMQEPNEDIRDGCLLALVRTGDRGMARLFAFIEAVDDNQRFLVRKGIVKLGSRVVEPLIRFFRNGKPEVMSFCAAALGEIASPKAVPALIEGLSNESWNVRRSCAYALTEIGEKGVDRIAEALNSQNDDVRYWVTRILESIGEPGMPYLIKALNDKSKNIRFFAAKALGGSSNPDVIRDLIKSLADPSWSVRRSASQSIMRLENYGVDQLLRAMSFDNEDIRFWIGQILEKTGRQHLEKIHEHLRLGDRELRLCCCQALGVIADSSSVDILMDALRDESDWVRIYAAIALGNIGDARAVVPLLRGLSDRNAEVHRNIGRAFRKLGSGVFETIAKCVESDEMVLRRNSAIAIRELEEERGVDLLIMLMSDAEDKVRQSAAEALGRFPGLKSRTILGEALNDAVYAVRTAAMAAISEHGQPEGIKLLMDHIARVKEERELRTAKRQLVLLAQRIPASFIPLFGHEQTAVRTMAAEALAGVGLAVLPVLNEAVAAEGVSETVVFWCNKVMKTIRNPQEPLSDA; encoded by the coding sequence ATGGATGCCTATACGCAGAAACTGATCGATTCCTTCCCCCTCTCGAATAAAGAGCGGAAAGTCCAGCTCGTCGAGGAGATCGGCCGCGTGCGCAACGAAACCGCGCTGCAGTTCCTCGTGAACGCGTTCGGCGACGAACACTGGATCGTCCGGAAAACGGCCGCCGACCAGGTATTCGCGTTCGGTGACTCCGCGCTCCCGATTCTTTCGGCAGCGATCAACTCCTACAGCGAGGACATCCAGCACTGGGCGCTGCAGGTCATCGGAAGATTCGGCAACAAGGGAACTCCGGCCATCCTGCGCGCCGTGAAAAGCACGAACCATGATGTGCGCTACTTTGCCGCGATGTCGCTCGGCGAATTGCGCGAAACCATGGGGATCTCGGCCCTCATCAGGCTGCTCGGCGACGAAAAGTGGGCGGTCAGAAAGGCCGCTGCCGAGGCGCTGACGAAGTTCGGAGAAGAGATCATCCCGTCGCTCGAGCAGGTGATGAACAAGACGGCCGACGAGGACGTCCGGTTCTGGATCATCAAAAACCTGGGCCGGATGGGCCCGAAGGCCCAGAAAATCCTGCTCGAAGCCTTGCGATCGGGCGACAAACAGATGCGCTACGTCATCGCCGCCGCACTCGGCGAATCGGGCGACACGCGGGTCATCAGGGTTCTCATCGATTCGCTGGCCGACCCTGACTGGACGATCCGCAAGAGCGCGACGCAGGCGCTCGCCGACATCGGCGAGAACGCCGTCGAGCCGATGATCGAGGCCATGCAGGAGCCCAACGAGGATATCCGCGACGGCTGCCTGCTGGCGCTCGTCCGCACTGGCGATCGCGGCATGGCGCGGCTTTTCGCCTTCATCGAGGCCGTCGATGACAATCAGCGGTTCCTGGTTCGCAAGGGAATCGTGAAACTCGGTTCCCGCGTCGTCGAGCCCCTGATCCGGTTCTTCAGGAACGGGAAGCCTGAAGTGATGAGCTTCTGCGCCGCCGCTCTCGGCGAGATCGCCAGCCCGAAAGCCGTTCCTGCCCTCATCGAGGGCCTGTCGAACGAGTCGTGGAACGTTCGCCGAAGCTGCGCCTACGCCCTCACCGAAATCGGCGAAAAAGGCGTCGATCGTATCGCGGAAGCCCTCAACAGCCAGAATGACGATGTCCGCTACTGGGTGACGCGCATTCTCGAGTCGATCGGCGAGCCGGGCATGCCGTATCTGATCAAGGCGTTGAACGACAAGAGCAAGAACATCCGCTTCTTCGCCGCCAAGGCGCTCGGCGGTTCGAGCAACCCCGACGTCATCCGCGATCTGATCAAATCGCTCGCAGACCCCTCCTGGAGCGTTCGCCGCTCGGCTTCGCAGAGCATCATGCGACTCGAAAACTACGGCGTCGATCAGCTTCTGCGCGCCATGTCCTTCGACAACGAAGACATTCGCTTCTGGATAGGCCAGATCCTCGAAAAGACCGGCCGCCAGCATCTCGAAAAGATTCACGAGCATCTGCGCCTGGGCGACCGCGAGCTTCGGCTCTGCTGCTGCCAGGCGCTCGGCGTCATCGCCGATTCATCATCCGTCGACATCCTCATGGATGCCCTTCGCGATGAAAGCGACTGGGTGCGTATTTACGCCGCCATCGCGCTGGGAAACATCGGCGATGCGCGCGCCGTCGTTCCCCTGCTTCGGGGCTTGTCCGACCGCAACGCCGAAGTGCATCGCAACATCGGACGTGCGTTCCGCAAGCTGGGCAGCGGTGTCTTCGAGACGATCGCGAAGTGCGTCGAGAGCGACGAGATGGTGCTCAGGCGCAACTCGGCCATCGCGATCCGGGAGCTCGAGGAAGAGCGCGGCGTCGATCTGCTGATCATGCTGATGAGCGATGCCGAGGACAAGGTCAGGCAGTCGGCGGCCGAGGCCCTCGGCCGGTTCCCGGGCCTCAAATCGCGGACGATTCTCGGCGAAGCCCTGAACGACGCCGTCTACGCGGTGAGGACCGCGGCGATGGCCGCGATATCCGAGCACGGCCAGCCCGAGGGAATCAAGCTGCTCATGGATCACATCGCCCGCGTCAAGGAAGAACGCGAGCTGAGAACCGCCAAACGACAGCTCGTTCTGCTGGCACAGCGGATTCCCGCCAGTTTCATACCGCTGTTCGGGCACGAACAGACGGCGGTCAGGACGATGGCGGCCGAAGCGCTGGCGGGCGTGGGTTTGGCCGTGCTTCCCGTTCTGAACGAAGCCGTCGCCGCCGAGGGCGTTTCCGAAACGGTCGTCTTCTGGTGCAACAAGGTCATGAAAACCATTCGCAACCCGCAGGAGCCCCTGAGCGATGCGTGA
- a CDS encoding CdaR family protein — MRINLKLVTILLALVLWIYVNIIVSPMIRRTVTTKVEYRNMPQLMRVLPQAAMAEVVLTGTRRDFIIAGRDLVQVSVDLYSLRPGSAMLPLKVTTPPGLTMVSIKPAQIEVTGEPLIRREFDISAEIKGQTDEGFLSEMPNLTPRRVTVEGSKEAIERIAVAQVVVTLNNARNSVSESCPVLLLATSGETIEGVKVVPEKVNVDITVKAGYPGKVIRVMPQFINKPPEGYRLEGFDVTPPDISITGPGRILEQMSELLTMPIDLAMMTSSGSITALLKPPVETVRVAGTGTVIVGIRLTASQVVRQFAGLPLTVKNSSNQHCLVSPSSYTLILRGFVEQLDKVSRADMNLVLDMRKMAPGSYAVDLPCPVGVPDKVEVVEIQPKKVQIEITEIQPDPPRPEGAHGVGQ, encoded by the coding sequence ATGCGAATCAATCTGAAGCTGGTTACGATCCTGCTTGCCCTTGTGCTCTGGATCTACGTGAACATCATCGTTTCACCGATGATCCGGCGAACCGTGACGACGAAGGTCGAATACCGGAACATGCCGCAGTTGATGCGCGTTCTGCCCCAGGCGGCCATGGCCGAGGTGGTTCTCACGGGGACGCGCCGCGACTTCATCATCGCCGGCCGCGATCTCGTTCAGGTCAGCGTCGATCTCTACTCGCTCCGGCCAGGCTCGGCCATGCTGCCTCTCAAGGTCACGACCCCGCCCGGCCTGACGATGGTTTCGATCAAGCCGGCCCAGATCGAAGTGACCGGGGAGCCGCTCATCCGCCGGGAATTCGATATTTCCGCCGAGATCAAAGGGCAGACGGACGAGGGCTTCCTTTCCGAAATGCCGAACCTGACGCCAAGGCGGGTGACGGTCGAAGGCTCGAAGGAGGCGATCGAGCGTATTGCCGTGGCGCAGGTCGTCGTCACTCTCAATAATGCCAGAAACTCGGTGAGCGAGAGCTGCCCCGTTCTGCTGCTGGCGACGTCAGGCGAAACCATCGAAGGCGTGAAGGTCGTTCCCGAAAAGGTCAACGTCGATATCACGGTGAAGGCGGGGTATCCGGGCAAGGTCATCCGCGTCATGCCCCAGTTCATCAACAAGCCGCCGGAGGGATACCGTCTCGAAGGCTTCGACGTCACGCCGCCGGATATCTCGATCACCGGCCCGGGGAGAATTCTCGAGCAGATGAGCGAGTTGCTGACGATGCCGATCGATCTCGCCATGATGACGTCTTCCGGCAGTATCACCGCGCTTCTCAAGCCCCCCGTCGAAACGGTCCGCGTTGCCGGCACCGGGACGGTCATCGTCGGAATCCGCCTGACGGCTTCGCAGGTCGTCCGCCAGTTCGCCGGCCTTCCGCTGACGGTGAAAAACTCGAGCAACCAGCACTGCCTGGTCTCGCCGTCGAGCTATACCCTGATCCTGCGCGGCTTCGTCGAGCAATTGGACAAGGTTTCGCGGGCAGATATGAACCTCGTTCTCGATATGCGGAAAATGGCCCCCGGCAGTTACGCCGTAGACTTGCCGTGCCCCGTCGGTGTTCCCGACAAGGTCGAAGTCGTCGAGATCCAGCCGAAAAAAGTCCAGATCGAAATCACGGAAATACAGCCCGATCCCCCGAGGCCGGAGGGCGCCCACGGAGTGGGCCAATGA
- the cdaA gene encoding diadenylate cyclase CdaA, whose product MMLFQFVLAVLRDVSLIDLLDVAIVGWGIYKVLLLIEGTRAFNLLKGLGFILLLLMFTKDLDFNTLNWVLSNTLPTGFLALVVIFQPELRRALEEIGRGSILSEQSSNPENIPELVEELAKTIESCAKKRIGALIVIEQDIGLKEFIDKGVPLHSTLTFELLSTIFLPFTPLHDGAVIMKGGTIEAASCFLPISQNSDLAREVGTRHRAAVGITEITDALALIVSEETGAISFAKGGKLVRDLNGEKVRDVLRAALKRVIKDRRLLMPLK is encoded by the coding sequence ATGATGTTGTTTCAATTCGTCCTCGCGGTGCTGCGCGACGTCTCGCTGATCGATCTGCTCGACGTCGCGATCGTCGGCTGGGGAATTTACAAGGTTCTCCTGCTGATCGAGGGAACCCGCGCGTTCAATCTGCTCAAGGGGCTCGGGTTCATCCTGCTCCTGCTGATGTTCACGAAAGACCTCGATTTCAACACACTGAACTGGGTTCTCTCGAACACCCTCCCCACGGGCTTTCTGGCGCTCGTCGTCATCTTCCAGCCCGAACTCCGGCGCGCCCTCGAAGAAATCGGCCGCGGCTCGATCCTGAGCGAGCAGAGTTCCAACCCCGAAAACATTCCCGAGCTCGTCGAGGAACTCGCGAAGACCATCGAGAGCTGCGCGAAAAAGCGCATCGGCGCCCTGATCGTCATCGAACAGGACATCGGACTGAAAGAGTTCATCGACAAAGGCGTTCCCCTGCACAGCACGCTGACCTTCGAGCTGCTCAGCACGATCTTCCTGCCCTTCACGCCCCTGCATGACGGGGCCGTGATCATGAAGGGCGGCACCATCGAGGCCGCGAGCTGCTTCCTCCCCATCTCCCAGAACTCCGATCTTGCTCGCGAAGTCGGAACGCGGCACCGCGCCGCCGTCGGCATCACCGAGATCACCGACGCGCTCGCGCTGATCGTGAGTGAAGAGACGGGCGCGATCTCGTTCGCCAAAGGCGGAAAGCTCGTTCGCGACCTGAACGGCGAGAAGGTCCGCGATGTCCTGCGGGCCGCCCTCAAACGCGTCATAAAGGACAGGCGGCTGTTGATGCCGCTCAAGTGA
- the dapA gene encoding 4-hydroxy-tetrahydrodipicolinate synthase produces the protein MPRTTFRGSWAALVTPFHNGQIDRDAVFRLLDLHLEAGTDGLVIVGTTGESPTLSVEEKMRLMELVAGRVSGKIGLMLGTGGNNTASAVEMTRNAETLGADSVLVVMPYYNKPTPAGQIAHFQAVAAATRLPVLLYNVPGRTGMNMTAATVLELARTPNIKGIKEASGNVEQAMDILRAAPAGFELLSGEDAINFPLMAVGACGTISVTANVVPRLMKEFVDAALRKNWDDALRRHFELLDLHRAMFFESNPIPVKTALALMGLIRDEFRLPLLPASAATRDRIAALLEQMELLPA, from the coding sequence ATGCCGCGCACCACGTTCCGAGGTTCATGGGCGGCCCTGGTCACGCCGTTCCACAACGGTCAGATCGACCGGGATGCCGTTTTCCGTCTTCTCGATCTGCACCTCGAAGCCGGCACCGACGGCCTCGTCATCGTTGGAACCACGGGCGAATCGCCGACCCTTTCGGTCGAGGAAAAGATGCGTCTCATGGAGCTCGTCGCGGGCCGCGTTTCCGGAAAGATCGGCCTGATGCTGGGAACGGGCGGCAACAACACCGCCTCCGCCGTTGAGATGACGCGCAACGCCGAAACGCTGGGCGCCGACTCCGTGCTGGTCGTGATGCCGTATTATAACAAGCCGACGCCGGCCGGCCAGATCGCGCATTTCCAGGCCGTCGCCGCCGCTACAAGGCTGCCGGTGCTGCTATACAACGTTCCGGGACGCACGGGCATGAATATGACCGCCGCCACGGTGCTCGAGCTCGCCAGAACCCCGAACATCAAGGGAATCAAGGAGGCCTCGGGCAACGTCGAGCAGGCCATGGACATCCTGCGCGCCGCGCCGGCTGGCTTCGAGCTGCTTTCCGGCGAAGACGCCATCAACTTCCCGCTCATGGCCGTCGGGGCGTGCGGCACGATTTCCGTGACCGCCAACGTCGTCCCCAGGCTGATGAAGGAGTTCGTCGACGCGGCGCTCCGCAAAAACTGGGATGACGCGCTTCGGCGCCACTTCGAACTGCTCGATCTGCACCGGGCGATGTTCTTCGAATCCAATCCGATTCCCGTGAAGACGGCCCTCGCCCTGATGGGCCTGATCCGGGACGAATTCCGCCTCCCGCTGCTGCCCGCATCCGCCGCCACTCGCGACCGGATCGCCGCCCTCCTCGAACAGATGGAACTGCTGCCGGCCTGA